The following proteins are co-located in the Pseudomonas synxantha genome:
- the atpD gene encoding F0F1 ATP synthase subunit beta, translated as MSSGRIVQIIGAVIDVEFPRDSVPSIYNALKVQGAETTLEVQQQLGDGVVRTIAMGSTEGLKRGLDVVDTGAAISVPVGKATLGRIMDVLGNPIDEAGPIATEERWGIHRAAPSFAEQAGGNDLLETGIKVIDLVCPFAKGGKVGLFGGAGVGKTVNMMELIRNIAIEHSGYSVFAGVGERTREGNDFYHEMKDSNVLDKVALVYGQMNEPPGNRLRVALTGLTMAEKFRDEGNDVLLFVDNIYRYTLAGTEVSALLGRMPSAVGYQPTLAEEMGVLQERITSTKEGSITSIQAVYVPADDLTDPSPATTFAHLDATVVLSRDIASLGIYPAVDPLDSTSRQLDPNVIGQEHYDTARGVQYVLQRYKELKDIIAILGMDELSEADKQLVNRARKIQRFLSQPFFVAEVFTGASGKYVSLKDTIAGFKGILNGDYDHLPEQAFYMVGGIEEAIEKAKKL; from the coding sequence ATGAGTAGCGGACGTATCGTTCAAATCATCGGCGCCGTTATCGACGTGGAATTTCCACGCGACAGCGTACCGAGCATCTACAACGCGCTGAAAGTACAAGGCGCGGAAACTACCCTGGAAGTCCAGCAGCAGCTGGGCGACGGCGTAGTTCGTACCATTGCGATGGGTTCTACCGAAGGCTTGAAGCGCGGTCTGGACGTTGTCGACACTGGCGCTGCCATCTCCGTACCGGTCGGTAAAGCGACCCTGGGCCGGATCATGGACGTACTGGGCAACCCGATCGACGAAGCTGGCCCGATCGCCACCGAAGAGCGCTGGGGCATTCACCGCGCCGCGCCTTCGTTCGCCGAGCAAGCGGGCGGCAACGACCTGCTGGAAACCGGCATCAAGGTTATCGACCTGGTTTGCCCGTTCGCCAAGGGCGGTAAAGTCGGTCTGTTCGGTGGTGCCGGTGTAGGCAAGACCGTAAACATGATGGAACTGATCCGTAACATCGCCATCGAACACAGCGGTTATTCCGTGTTCGCAGGTGTTGGTGAGCGTACCCGTGAGGGTAACGACTTCTACCACGAGATGAAGGACTCCAACGTTCTGGACAAAGTGGCACTGGTTTACGGTCAGATGAACGAGCCGCCGGGAAACCGTCTGCGCGTAGCCCTGACTGGCCTGACCATGGCCGAGAAGTTCCGTGACGAAGGTAACGACGTTCTGTTGTTCGTCGACAACATCTACCGTTACACCCTGGCCGGTACTGAAGTATCCGCACTGCTGGGCCGTATGCCTTCGGCAGTAGGTTACCAGCCGACCCTGGCTGAAGAGATGGGCGTTCTGCAAGAACGTATCACTTCGACCAAGGAAGGTTCGATCACTTCGATCCAAGCGGTATACGTACCTGCGGATGACTTGACCGACCCGTCGCCAGCCACCACCTTCGCCCACTTGGACGCCACCGTCGTTCTGTCCCGTGACATCGCTTCCCTGGGTATCTACCCAGCGGTCGATCCACTCGACTCGACTTCGCGCCAGCTGGACCCGAACGTGATCGGCCAGGAGCACTACGACACCGCTCGCGGCGTTCAGTACGTGCTGCAGCGCTACAAAGAACTGAAGGACATCATTGCGATCCTGGGTATGGACGAGCTGTCGGAAGCCGACAAGCAGTTGGTAAACCGTGCTCGTAAGATCCAGCGTTTCTTGTCGCAGCCGTTCTTCGTGGCTGAAGTCTTCACCGGTGCCTCGGGTAAATATGTTTCCCTGAAAGACACCATTGCTGGCTTCAAAGGCATCCTCAACGGTGACTACGACCATCTGCCAGAACAAGCGTTCTACATGGTCGGCGGCATCGAAGAAGCGATCGAGAAAGCCAAGAAACTGTAA
- the atpG gene encoding F0F1 ATP synthase subunit gamma, with amino-acid sequence MAGAKEIRSKIASIKSTQKITSAMEKVAVSKMRKAQMRMAASRPYAERIRQVIGHLANANPEYRHPFMIERAVKRAGYVVVSSDRGLCGGLNTNLFKALVKDMAVNRENGVEIDLCVVGSKGAAFFRNFGGNVVAAISHLGEEPSINDLIGSVKVMLDAYLEGRIDRLSVVSNKFINTMTQQPTVEQLIPLVATPDQELKHHWDYLYEPDAKELLDGLMVRYVESQVYQAVVENNAAEQAARMIAMKNATDNAGDLISDLQLIYNKARQAAITQEISEIVGGAAAV; translated from the coding sequence ATGGCAGGCGCAAAAGAGATTCGCAGTAAGATTGCGAGCATCAAAAGCACGCAAAAAATTACCAGCGCCATGGAAAAAGTGGCGGTCAGCAAAATGCGCAAGGCACAAATGCGCATGGCTGCTAGCCGTCCTTATGCGGAGCGTATCCGCCAGGTAATTGGGCATCTGGCCAACGCCAACCCGGAATACCGCCACCCGTTCATGATCGAGCGCGCCGTCAAGCGTGCAGGTTATGTGGTAGTGAGCAGTGACCGTGGTTTGTGTGGTGGTCTGAATACCAACCTGTTCAAGGCCCTGGTCAAGGACATGGCGGTAAACCGCGAAAACGGCGTCGAGATCGATCTGTGTGTTGTGGGTAGCAAGGGTGCGGCCTTTTTCCGTAACTTCGGCGGTAACGTCGTTGCAGCTATCAGCCACCTGGGTGAAGAGCCGTCGATCAATGATTTGATCGGCAGTGTGAAGGTGATGCTGGATGCGTACCTGGAAGGCCGGATTGACCGCCTGTCCGTGGTATCCAACAAGTTCATCAACACCATGACCCAGCAGCCAACCGTGGAGCAATTGATTCCACTGGTGGCGACCCCGGATCAGGAACTCAAGCACCACTGGGACTACCTCTACGAACCAGACGCCAAAGAGCTGCTTGACGGCTTGATGGTGCGCTACGTGGAGTCGCAGGTGTACCAGGCGGTGGTCGAGAACAACGCAGCTGAACAAGCGGCGCGGATGATCGCGATGAAAAACGCTACCGATAACGCCGGTGATCTGATCAGCGATTTGCAGCTGATCTACAACAAGGCGCGTCAGGCTGCGATCACCCAAGAGATCTCGGAAATCGTCGGCGGCGCTGCCGCGGTTTAA